A genome region from Patescibacteria group bacterium includes the following:
- a CDS encoding rhomboid family intramembrane serine protease: MIPIRDHTPSGKFPYVTYGIIGANVAVFAYMLSLGSGLEAFVGRYAVTPYDIIRGVNLVSLFTSLFLHGGFAHIIGNMLFLNIFGDNLEDRLGHVKYLIFYLAAGVAGSALQIVMGPASTIPMLGASGAIAGVMGGYLVLFPHERIDVLWTWGFMLSRETVPARMMLLYWIFFQFISGIGSLGIVGGGVAFFAHIGGFAFGWGGIKLWRRNVLVPRVRE, translated from the coding sequence ATGATTCCTATCCGCGATCATACCCCTTCGGGCAAATTCCCTTACGTGACTTACGGCATCATCGGCGCGAATGTGGCCGTGTTTGCGTATATGCTCTCATTGGGCAGCGGGCTTGAGGCGTTTGTGGGAAGGTATGCGGTGACGCCTTATGACATTATCCGCGGCGTGAATTTAGTGAGCCTTTTCACATCCCTGTTTCTCCACGGAGGATTTGCTCACATCATCGGCAATATGCTGTTTTTAAACATTTTCGGGGACAACCTCGAAGACCGGTTGGGGCATGTAAAGTACCTGATATTTTATTTGGCCGCAGGTGTTGCGGGGAGCGCGCTCCAAATCGTCATGGGCCCTGCTTCCACGATTCCAATGCTCGGCGCCTCGGGCGCGATCGCGGGCGTGATGGGAGGCTATCTTGTGTTATTTCCCCATGAGCGGATTGACGTGCTCTGGACATGGGGATTCATGCTGTCGCGGGAAACCGTGCCCGCGCGCATGATGCTCCTGTACTGGATTTTTTTCCAATTTATCTCCGGCATCGGCAGCCTCGGCATCGTGGGCGGCGGCGTGGCATTTTTTGCCCACATCGGCGGGTTTGCGTTCGGCTGGGGCGGCATCAAGCTCTGGCGGAGGAACGTGCTCGTGCCGAGAGTGAGGGAGTAG
- the purB gene encoding adenylosuccinate lyase, which yields MIPRYTRPEMGAIWDDIYRFRTWLKVELAACEAWAELGHIPEDDLEEIRTKARFDVERIAKIENEVKHDVIAFLTNVAEYVGPSSRFIHLGMTSSDLLDTALALQMKEAGEIIEQDILTLRKVLRAQAIAHKNTICIGRSHGIHAEPTSFGLKFVLWHDEMDRNLDRLQRAIETISVGMMSGAVGTYAFLDPRVEEIVCQKLGLKPARISTQIIQRDVHAEFMTTLALLGCSVEKIAVEIRHLQRTEVLEAEEPFAKGQKGSSAMPHKRNPIGCENISGLARLLRTNALAAMENVALWHERDISHSSVERVILPDSCILADYMLARMTKILENLVVYPDNMLANLRLTRGLIFSQPVLLALTQAGMSREEAYQIVQTHTMACWQERSDFKAVILADRRITKLLKHDTIEACFDETIGLKHVDYIYKKVGLL from the coding sequence ATGATCCCACGTTATACGCGGCCAGAAATGGGGGCGATCTGGGACGACATATATAGATTCCGCACATGGCTCAAAGTGGAGCTTGCGGCCTGTGAAGCATGGGCCGAACTTGGCCACATACCCGAAGATGACTTGGAGGAAATCAGGACCAAGGCTCGGTTTGATGTGGAGCGGATTGCGAAAATCGAGAATGAAGTCAAACACGACGTCATCGCTTTCTTGACTAATGTGGCGGAGTATGTCGGCCCTTCGTCCCGATTCATCCATCTTGGTATGACCTCTTCCGATCTGCTGGATACCGCTCTGGCTTTGCAGATGAAAGAGGCTGGAGAAATAATTGAGCAAGACATTCTCACTCTACGGAAGGTGTTGCGTGCGCAAGCGATTGCGCATAAAAACACAATCTGCATCGGGCGCTCTCACGGCATTCATGCAGAACCTACTTCTTTCGGCCTCAAGTTCGTTCTATGGCATGATGAGATGGATCGTAACCTTGATAGGTTACAACGTGCCATCGAAACCATATCCGTTGGGATGATGTCGGGAGCGGTCGGCACGTATGCTTTTTTGGATCCCCGGGTGGAGGAAATAGTCTGCCAGAAGCTTGGACTGAAGCCTGCCCGTATTTCCACCCAAATTATTCAACGTGACGTGCACGCCGAGTTCATGACGACGTTAGCCTTACTCGGCTGCAGCGTAGAAAAGATCGCGGTTGAGATACGCCACCTGCAAAGAACAGAAGTTTTGGAAGCCGAAGAGCCTTTTGCGAAGGGTCAGAAAGGGTCTTCGGCCATGCCGCATAAGCGCAATCCCATTGGCTGCGAAAATATTTCCGGTTTAGCCAGATTGCTGAGAACCAATGCTTTGGCAGCCATGGAAAACGTCGCGCTCTGGCACGAACGGGACATCAGCCATTCTTCGGTGGAGCGAGTCATTCTGCCAGATAGTTGTATTCTGGCAGATTACATGCTGGCACGGATGACCAAGATTCTCGAGAATCTGGTCGTCTACCCGGATAATATGCTGGCAAACTTAAGATTGACGCGAGGCTTGATTTTTTCACAACCTGTTCTCTTGGCTTTGACACAAGCAGGAATGAGTCGTGAGGAGGCGTATCAAATCGTGCAGACACACACAATGGCCTGCTGGCAAGAACGGAGCGATTTCAAGGCGGTCATTTTGGCCGATCGACGCATTACAAAATTGCTAAAGCACGATACAATTGAAGCCTGCTTTGATGAGACCATTGGTCTCAAGCATGTCGATTACATCTATAAAAAGGTCGGCCTTTTATAG
- a CDS encoding phosphoribosylaminoimidazolesuccinocarboxamide synthase yields the protein MNPFEKDTMIIEGKTKKVYYVKGNEHLAIFENKPDVTAFDDPKFTKQFEAKATYATTTTCRVFELLKDAGIPVAYKQRLSASEFLALRCNMIPLEVVGRRLAVGSYLKRHPELALDGALPPHRFHRLVAEFFLKTTGGKLIGRDGEILIEGLDPSKGEEDPFIPNPFEPVWQLFHSKKPTWDNSANLERTLRCDSVAGTSMMQEMEKILRRVFFVLEGAWNTLGYRLVDLKIEFGITTDGNCLVVADVIDNDSWRLRDATWQELSKQLFREGAALDEVEEKYGFVASLVERFRIPKQVMVLWRASTKDDFPITGILPGVEVQQITLSGHKYPQVCLDKLEEIMRNYPDGGAIVVKVGMSNGLGPMLAARTTWPVITIPASTKDAPSDVWSSLHLPSLVPMATILSDKNAFDFALNVLSAKNPAVYMHRQFANEQLDK from the coding sequence ATGAACCCATTCGAAAAAGATACAATGATAATCGAGGGTAAGACTAAGAAGGTTTATTACGTCAAAGGCAACGAACACCTTGCCATTTTTGAAAATAAACCAGACGTCACAGCCTTCGATGATCCCAAATTCACTAAACAATTCGAAGCAAAGGCCACATACGCCACGACCACAACCTGCCGCGTATTCGAGCTATTGAAAGATGCTGGCATCCCTGTAGCATACAAGCAACGACTATCTGCTTCTGAGTTTCTTGCCTTACGTTGTAATATGATCCCATTAGAAGTGGTTGGCCGTCGACTTGCAGTGGGTAGTTATCTTAAGAGACATCCAGAGCTGGCACTTGATGGCGCCTTACCACCTCATCGTTTCCACCGTCTTGTTGCAGAATTCTTTTTAAAAACTACTGGCGGCAAGTTAATTGGACGAGATGGCGAAATTCTTATTGAAGGATTGGATCCGTCAAAAGGGGAAGAGGATCCGTTTATACCCAATCCGTTCGAACCGGTATGGCAACTCTTCCACTCCAAAAAGCCAACTTGGGACAATTCTGCCAACCTTGAGCGTACCCTAAGATGCGATTCCGTTGCAGGGACGAGCATGATGCAAGAGATGGAAAAAATTCTCCGCCGGGTTTTTTTCGTCCTTGAAGGAGCATGGAATACACTTGGTTATCGTTTAGTTGATCTGAAAATTGAATTCGGTATCACAACTGACGGAAATTGCCTCGTTGTTGCCGATGTAATTGACAACGATAGCTGGCGTCTTCGCGATGCAACCTGGCAAGAGTTAAGCAAACAGCTCTTTAGGGAAGGAGCAGCCTTGGACGAAGTTGAAGAAAAGTATGGCTTTGTAGCGAGCCTGGTTGAACGATTTCGAATTCCTAAACAAGTCATGGTTTTATGGCGTGCCTCAACGAAAGATGATTTCCCAATAACTGGAATCCTACCAGGAGTCGAAGTTCAACAGATAACTTTGTCTGGACACAAATACCCGCAAGTATGCTTAGACAAGTTAGAGGAAATAATGCGTAATTACCCAGACGGTGGAGCTATCGTAGTAAAAGTGGGAATGAGTAATGGACTGGGACCAATGTTGGCCGCACGTACAACCTGGCCAGTTATTACCATTCCCGCATCCACAAAGGATGCCCCAAGCGATGTGTGGAGCTCTTTGCATCTGCCATCACTTGTTCCGATGGCAACCATCCTATCTGATAAAAATGCGTTTGATTTTGCTCTTAATGTACTGTCTGCTAAAAATCCTGCGGTGTATATGCATCGTCAATTCGCAAATGAACAACTCGATAAATAG